The DNA window TATTTCCCCTTaagttttaaataaaacattccaaGTGGCTACGTCCTACTTGGGGAAAATTCACTAATTTAGCattagctatttaaaaaaaactaaaaaattaaGAAGAGCAATTATAAACAGCTACATCTCTTATTTTGAACAAGATTCACTATTAAATCAATCTTCAATTATGTGAATATGTTATTCActaacaattcaattcaacaacaCTAATGTAAATCTTGAAATCATACgaaacatattttgaaaaagtttaagACTTGATTCAGATGGTGCAatctctctttctttttttattacatttgacTATCACAAGATCATTTTGTGacaatttataaaacaaaacactCCTAAAATCTGAAACTGAAAtactagaagaaaaaaaagacgggaagaaaaaaaatcacactaattttttttattaatttctaaTAAGAACACTAcaatttgtcattcttcctttGTTTTTAACTCTTTCTTTCTAGAACAATTCTAAAGTTGAGGTATAAAAGGACTTCAGACTGACGCGTGGGTCTGAAAACAGCGGTGGGGGTTTTCAGGGGTCCAGGGTTAGATATATATACAACAGAGATGGAAAGACAGAGGTAGAGAGAGGGGTAAATACAAGGGAAAGAGAGGTGATACAAATATACTAAGAGAACAAAAAAAGGATAATAATCAAgggttttttaggggggggcgAAATTTGGTACtgtggaggttttttttccccatctagAAACTTGATGTGAACCACCATTCTCCACAGTAGCAAAAATCCTGGGCACTAAAAGCCCAACATTTCCACCCGGTTATGTAACAAAAGCCtaaataatagcaataataataataaaaagttgaTACAGAGCTATATAGAGAGTCCTGCGCGTGTGTACGTGTGGTTACGGggggacaaattaaaaaaaaattaaaagtagcATCTGAACCAAGCGTCGAAAAGTGTATAAAAGAAACGGTGAAACATTACACAAACTGTACAGTGACATCCATTAcacaggtagaaaaaaaaaaaaagagggggggcAGGCGGGGAAGGTGGGAGGAGCTTCGTGACATTTTGCTGTTTTACCAGGAACAAAAGTAATTACATGTCGGCCGGGATATATCGCATCGCATTTGGGCGCTGGAGTTGTTTTTTCTCGTTAACTTATTCACCTCGCTGACacaaaaaagccaaaaaaattgGTCTTTCTGTCGCTTCGCCGACGTCGGaattttttggacaaaaaaaatgctccaaagTGGTTCAGAACGCAAGTGttattaaaacgtttttttttggtaataAAGACGTGAGCGGGGAAgctccatccattttttttttaattattggcaattaaaatgaattttataCCGCTcctaccccccccaaaaaatacaagaCACATAAAAATAGTGGTGATGATGATTAGTGACtgtgttatttttggttttggttcAACAGAAGTCGTCGTGCTCGAGTGACATGACGCTCGCcgctttttttccgttttttggtCTGACTGTGTATTAGTTAtaccctttttttttagtttttcgaCTTTTTTCGGAGTTGAAAAGGTAAGCAGGGGGCGGGGCTAAATGAAGATGAGAACACGAGTCGGAACATGCATGGAAGACGACGAGTTTTGCAAGATATCGCCACCCCCTTATGCCCCCCCCAGATGCTCTATTGGCAGCGTTTGTGGATTTTTGGTGGCGGCTGGTGCATTCTcacacgcacaaaaaaaaaagaagtaaaatttccaaaaaaagaccaaatgGGCTACAATCAGAGAAACTAGCGGACTAAAAGCAAAAGAGAAATCTAGCGACCCCTCGCCAAACACAACATTAGTTCCATCCACTCTCGCTAACACTCTCGCCCACGGCGTGACAGGTGGGGGGGATgacgatattttttttcttttgtttttcctttacttatcgtttttttttagtgttgtGGGGGGGCGGGGCAATTGACCGATTTCGCTGCGAGTTGCCGGGACGAAGTCCGAAGTGGCGTTGCGTCGCCGTCCTGCGTTCCAGCAcagtgtgtctgtctgtcgtgTTCATGAAGGGATGGCGTCCGCGCCAAGACGTCCAAACGGTCGCCGGGGCGGATCAGTTAGAGGTGTCGGAGTGGACGCTGCCGGgagggggggtgccggagggGGGGTCGCTTGGGTCCTGCCAGCTGTTAGCCTGCGGCCACAAGAAAAGTTAGCTCGAATGAAATTTtgctttcaaatgaaaatgccaacTCGAGTGAGTTTTAGCTAATTTAGCGCAATCAATGGGGACCGGTTGGTTCCCAAGGCCCAGTTGGAAAGTGAGGAAACACTGGTTGACTTCTTTAAAATTTGAATCTGCTTTAGATTTGATGGAATCGGATGTTTCTTTTATAATATTCTTGTATTATCGCCATTTTCTTCATACTTTTTCCCCCAATACcagtttaacttttttttttttagctctatACATTATTTCTGAATACTTAGCATGTCATAGGTGACCACAAGTAATAACAAAATAGTTGCTATGAAATGGtgtccgtttaaaaaaaaatgactcaagtCATGTCAAAAACGAATTTGAGCAAAATGTAATGCTTTTTGCGGCGTTACGTACATCCAGGCGATGAGGGGTGTAGAGGCCGCTACCTGACAGCTCCTCATAGCCGCCCGTCAGGTGTGTAGCACGGTGCAGGGTATCCACCTGGCGACACACGACACCAAAGTCAAGCACTCGTACCGGACCACAACGAGGCCGGGCGACCCAATTTTCATCTGTCTGGCTCCTGATaagcccattttttaaaaaaaaagttatgacCCTTGCtaggtcaaatggattggacgtttattgtcGTCTATGGCTGCTAAAGTCTGTCtgggagggtgttttttttactgttttatttgagggtgccgctttaatatcttttgcttcccctatgttgtcccgtagtcccAGTTTTGGTGGACGTTCTTGTTAATAAATCCTCATTGAAGGCTACTTGCAATGTGTGTCTGGATCAtcattgactgaatctttctgctgtggtagttgcgactccctggtatagCTTACCATCAGGGGGAGACGTAACAAAGTGGTTTACAAAACAAGTATccctataaaaaataaattaaaaaaatccaaggcAAAATTCACACTATTTTGATCTCTATCTTGTTTTATGGGGTCCGTTTCTCATCATCATTCTAAGCCTGGCGGGTCGTGaggttttttctctttttacgtATATGGCGGTCAAGGGCAGGTTGAGATTTCGAGCCAAAAAGAGGAGCATCGTGTCGCCGGGCCGATATTTATGGAAACACTTAGTGGAGGGAAAGTGGAAGGAACAATGGAGGCAGGAAGTGTGGACGCTCTTATCCGCACCTAAAGAGGGAATCGAGCGCTTGGGACGGACGGGGACACGTTCACACCACGGAAGGACGGGAGACTGGAATTGTTCTACTTGGCGCTCCTTTTCGGGGTAGGTCTGGGGTCAGGGGTCAAAAGGGGGCTAAGGCTAAGGGAAGCTTTTTTTCTATCCCGGCCGGGAGCGCGCCAACGTGGTCGCCGTCCCGGGTGCGTACCTGCGGCTGCAGAGAGGGTGCCATGCTGATGCCCTCCCCGTTGAGCAATCGCAGCCCAAGGTAGCTGTCGCCTGCGTGAGACAAACCCACCGCGTCACCCCGGTGACCCCACGTGAAAAGCCCGCATTGGCCATCGCCATTTCAGCGCGGGAACGGCCGACGCGGCACAAGGACTCGTTCGGACGATGCCGGCGTGGAAAGCTAAGGCTACGGCTAAGTGAGCGCCCCCTGCAGgtaggaagaagaagaaaaacgacGAAGCCACGGGCTACCTGAGTTGGGCGTCGCCGGCGAGTTGGCCTGGCTAGCTTGCGCCGACACGTTGGCGGCGTCCACTGCCGTCTTGACCGCGTAGAGGTTGGCTTCCTCCTGGAACTTGCCGATGTTCTTCTTGTAACGTATTCTCTTGTTTCCGAACCAATTGGAGACCTGAGGACGAGTGGACGGGGGCGTTCAAAGACTCCGGCGGGCGTTCGAAGCCCACCCGCTTTGCTCACCTGAGACACGGTGATCCCGCACTTTTTGGCAAGCTCCTCCTTCGCTTCCTCGCTAGGGTAAGGGTTGGACAGGTGGGAGTAGAAATACTCGTTGAGCACCTCCGTGGCTTGCTTGTTGAAGTTGCGTCTCTTGCGTCTGGCGgattgagagagagaaaagattgAGCCGCGTCCTCGGGAGGCGCGTCCGGGTGGCGTGCGCCGACCTGGCGTCGAGGAAGCGCGAGCGCAGGATCATGACGGCCTCGCAGGTGCTCTGCTTGAGCTGCATCTGGATGGAGCTGAACTTGCGGTGGATGATAGCCACCATGCGCTCGATCTCCTTGGGCGAGATGGGCCGCGTTCGAGACTGCTCTCTCAGCAGGTTCATTACATGGTTGGTGAACTCGCTGCACGCCTGCGGAGGGAGAGAAggggggagacagagagagggagacaagtCTTCAAAGCTACTGCTGAGATGGAGAAAGACAACAAGTGGAGAAGCTGTCAGGTGCCGCCCGAGACTCGCTGCTTATGAACGCAACGTCTCGCCTCTCTGACTTTTTCGGACTGGATAATCCGCTTGTCGTGGACGggaggtttttcttttttttttccccctcccagaCACATGCAATTGGGAaagggcggccattttggggctTTGACGTCTTAAATCGTCGGCTGAAAAAAGTGACACTTCGGACTtatgtgcaaaaatatgtgatcaaaATATCCCTACTGCAAATCATTTCATTGGCTAGTGCAGACTTTATACTCAAAAGTAATCATTTACTTATAAAAACTGaaagattggacgtcaattTAAAATCTTCAGTTAGAATGGCTAAAGAAAGAAAGGTCATTTTTTATAGCGGAAACTGCTTTTCCCATATTTAGGTAACCATTACATTTGGGGGTGGAGCTAGGCAGATGGCAGCCTGCTGATTGGCAGATAgtgtatatctatgtatgtactGGAGCCAATCCAGATGTATTGTCTTAAAAAGACCTGATTAAAGATTGTTTGTACCTGTTCATACTTCTCCAGCTCGGAGTGATAAATCTGACGAATCTGAGCCAGCTTGGCCCGGTAGTCCGAGTGTTCGATACTGCTGTCGGTGGGCGAGCCGCCCGCCGccgcggcggcagcggcggccgcGGCCGACCCTCCGCCTTTTTCCGGCCCGGACACGCCTTCCGCCAGCAGCATGTTGTCCAGGCGCATGATTTGCGGATCCGGGGGGTCTTCCTCTTGCACGCCTCGTATACTCAGCACTGGATGGATGAGAGAAGAGACAAGGGAAGATCACAGTTAGTCAAGGTCAGGCGCCACATTTCAGGGTCTTCAACATCGATCACACTGCCacatttacaaaatcttccatcacaaagctcctcttcCAATGCaacaatatgtaaaaaaaatatccaacaaatcaacaagggctggctctagaggtgactgcagttcccttcaaaaagagtctAAATTAGCTAAaccatacctggaactcaatatcaattagcatacgtcaactcccgtctctgaacctcttggccaatcatcttcaaccctgaacaaaattgccatcacaacgctGACTAGAACTGTGCtacttctgtgtgtgtgtgtgtgtgtgtgtgtgtgtgtgtgtgtgtgtatagtgtgtgtatatcattgtttatcttcaaactGCACAAGGGACCAAAGATggaaatcttacatatttatatacagtaatccctcatttATCGCGTGTTTACTTATGGCGAATTCACTATTTCCCGATTTTTCCCCCCACTATTAattatttcaattattattattatttttttaaagttcataaaatgtgaaaatccatgctgaaactcataagcagaaGCAACTTTTGCTACGAGGACTccgcactttaaaaaaaacgttataatgaccctactttgcaatttttcgattatcgcggccaggtctggtctacattaaccgcgatattcgagggattactgcatatACATTCACTTACATGAATATGTCCCTTTATCAaagaaatcaaactcaaaccggAGTCACTACTTCATTGACAACGGATTAGTTTGCAGTCTTATTTTAACTGGCTGGGGCCTCCGTCCACGTCTAATCCACAGAGCGCCCTCCGGACCAGATGCCCCCCGTTAAGCAAATAGCTAAACTAAGCAAAGGCCGGGTGGTGCTGGGAACGCACAGCAGAGGGCAGCGCGGCCCCTCGGTGGCAGGCTGCCAGAGATAAGGGCATGAGGCATGGGAGCGGTAATGGGAGCGCATGTGCTGTCACTAGCAGCCCCAGTGGCCATAAGTATAGTTATCAGTGGGCGCTCTCCACCACTGTATTATAGCGGGACCTCTGTCAGCCCACGGCCACGCTCTCATCTCTCTTTTTCGCACATGCACAAACCTCCAGATAACACTCTGCTCTGTTGGTAGAAACTTTGCAGCGTTTTACTTTCAACCTTTTACTCCGTTTGAAATCATTCGGCAGTTCGTACGATGTGGGCCAGCCTTAGATTCAAGTCGACTTGGATTTTGTTTTGGAGAGTtacatttgtgtaaaaaaaaattcctccaAGTACAATCGTGcctttacttacgaatgccCCTAGGTACCAACGTTTcaggttaaaaaatgttttaatatgcaaatgagtgactcgagatacaaaaaaatccaagttacaaaatcccccaaaaagtaaatgcatttccatatccattattttattttgaattcccttgattaagcgattaaaaactacaaatgcaacgtagcacatattttcacacatacacacacacagggcacacgtaaaagtctaaaatgtactacaaagtggacaacTTCCGGGCCTGCTAGAACGGGCGCTTGCCGCCATCTGACGGAccaacacgggtattacatctataacggccgcggaaGAGAGATATTTCAGTGGGCAATTGGTcaattttcatatgctttatatattttaagacattaataattgatttccttataattttctctatttttttgtgtctttcacaccaaattgggacactgaccaattttaaagggtctagTTGGTAGCTTTGTGAGGACTGTGggacgaattagagaatttacatataaagtacacctctacttacaaaatgttcacCGTCAACGGCGGGCGGCGCAGTTTACGCTAGTTAACCAAATCTCCGTGTCAAAGGTCAGAGAGCGCGAAACTCATTCTGcgtgctgccattttttgttttttttacacgacGCCGTCGTAAGTCATGGTGTCTACGTTTCACCTCGAGAAAAACAGGTTAGCGGCTAGCCGTTGTCCTAACaaatggaagaaaaagaaaaaaaaacgtttcaaGCATTCCAGATGCCACAGAACAAGCAGATGAGTTcttaagttttttgtttttgttcccccTCCAACCTTGGTTTGATAAATGAGTATTCCGCCATTTGTAGCAAAAAAACGGGCCTAACTCCcttgctccctccctccctttttttctcctccttttcTTGTTCCTTCTTGCCCGTTTGTTTCCCTCCGCTAAGGTCTCTCTTGTCTTTCCAAAGCGCATTCCTGGTCTCCTACTCTGCTTCTCTGCTTCTCTTCTTGCTCCCCCATCTTAGGACTGAGgaatgcagcagaccctgccGCCTGAACTAATGACCCTGATTCGCCCATCATTTTCCCTCcacttttttcctccctcccaGGTTCTCTGTTTCTTAACTCGACGTAAAAATGCCATTTGAGGACCCGTCGCCATCTTTCGTCAGAGGTTAACTACAGTCGGCGCTCCGACAGAAGAACGAAGCCGTCGTGCCGCCTTCAATGTCCACGGCGGGGTCAGacatgatgttttatttttattttcctgcattcctgtcaacctcggccaatcgctCCCCTCATTAATGATGGCAATTcttcttattaagcgataaaaaagtacaaattcaaCGCTGCACATAATTACTCACAAAGGGgccatttaaaagtctaaaatttccccaccagtatgcactaaattcaagattctgtagatgtcgctgtattgacagcttgactttgtgggtacattgcttgctaatgcgctatatttatatagtgaaaaggcatattatgcttaaagcatgacaatactatAACGTTTCCGTTTGCtagcagtgaccgagacgatccggattagagccgaaatgggtaaaaccagatcgctTTTACGAAAAACGGACTtgaaaaaatcctgtacaaaagttgtacacaatttgaaatgtatcgtagaaaatacgggaaaaacgtacaagttgaaaGGTATGCTACAGTCCACTCAGGAGGACATAGAGCTTATGTGCAGTAGAGAGGGCAACCAACCGGCAACGGGGAAAGATTCCCACCCTTACGCCCCCTTCCCCATTTGCCCCTCCCCAGCTC is part of the Stigmatopora argus isolate UIUO_Sarg chromosome 14, RoL_Sarg_1.0, whole genome shotgun sequence genome and encodes:
- the pbx4 gene encoding pre-B-cell leukemia transcription factor 4 isoform X3, translated to MDDQTRMLTGLTGLGGLQPGDVGDPDSVRKQQSLGQPQQDIGDILQQIMAITDESLDEAQARKHALNCHRMKPALFSVLCEIKEKTVLSIRGVQEEDPPDPQIMRLDNMLLAEGVSGPEKGGGSAAAAAAAAAAGGSPTDSSIEHSDYRAKLAQIRQIYHSELEKYEQACSEFTNHVMNLLREQSRTRPISPKEIERMVAIIHRKFSSIQMQLKQSTCEAVMILRSRFLDARRKRRNFNKQATEVLNEYFYSHLSNPYPSEEAKEELAKKCGITVSQVSNWFGNKRIRYKKNIGKFQEEANLYAVKTAVDAANVSAQASQANSPATPNSGDSYLGLRLLNGEGISMAPSLQPQVDTLHRATHLTGGYEELSGSGLYTPHRLDANSWQDPSDPPSGTPPPGSVHSDTSN
- the pbx4 gene encoding pre-B-cell leukemia transcription factor 4 isoform X1, encoding MDDQTRMLTGLTGLGGLQPGDVGDPDSVRKQQSLGQPQQDIGDILQQIMAITDESLDEAQARCWPEDSPAHWGGSDEPTEGGRAGGGTAGGGLPVNFQYRKHALNCHRMKPALFSVLCEIKEKTVLSIRGVQEEDPPDPQIMRLDNMLLAEGVSGPEKGGGSAAAAAAAAAAGGSPTDSSIEHSDYRAKLAQIRQIYHSELEKYEQACSEFTNHVMNLLREQSRTRPISPKEIERMVAIIHRKFSSIQMQLKQSTCEAVMILRSRFLDARRKRRNFNKQATEVLNEYFYSHLSNPYPSEEAKEELAKKCGITVSQVSNWFGNKRIRYKKNIGKFQEEANLYAVKTAVDAANVSAQASQANSPATPNSGDSYLGLRLLNGEGISMAPSLQPQVDTLHRATHLTGGYEELSGSGLYTPHRLDANSWQDPSDPPSGTPPPGSVHSDTSN
- the pbx4 gene encoding pre-B-cell leukemia transcription factor 4 isoform X2 → MLTGLTGLGGLQPGDVGDPDSVRKQQSLGQPQQDIGDILQQIMAITDESLDEAQARCWPEDSPAHWGGSDEPTEGGRAGGGTAGGGLPVNFQYRKHALNCHRMKPALFSVLCEIKEKTVLSIRGVQEEDPPDPQIMRLDNMLLAEGVSGPEKGGGSAAAAAAAAAAGGSPTDSSIEHSDYRAKLAQIRQIYHSELEKYEQACSEFTNHVMNLLREQSRTRPISPKEIERMVAIIHRKFSSIQMQLKQSTCEAVMILRSRFLDARRKRRNFNKQATEVLNEYFYSHLSNPYPSEEAKEELAKKCGITVSQVSNWFGNKRIRYKKNIGKFQEEANLYAVKTAVDAANVSAQASQANSPATPNSGDSYLGLRLLNGEGISMAPSLQPQVDTLHRATHLTGGYEELSGSGLYTPHRLDANSWQDPSDPPSGTPPPGSVHSDTSN
- the pbx4 gene encoding pre-B-cell leukemia transcription factor 4 isoform X4, whose translation is MDDQTRMLTGLTGLGGLQPGDVGDPDSVRKQQSLGQPQQDIGDILQQIMAITDESLDEAQARCWPEDSPAHWGGSDEPTEGGRAGGGTAGGGLPVNFQYRKHALNCHRMKPALFSVLCEIKEKTVLSIRGVQEEDPPDPQIMRLDNMLLAEGVSGPEKGGGSAAAAAAAAAAGGSPTDSSIEHSDYRAKLAQIRQIYHSELEKYEQACSEFTNHVMNLLREQSRTRPISPKEIERMVAIIHRKFSSIQMQLKQSTCEAVMILRSRFLDARRKRRNFNKQATEVLNEYFYSHLSNPYPSEEAKEELAKKCGITVSQVSNWFGNKRIRYKKNIGKFQEEANLYAVKTAVDAANVSAQASQANSPATPNSGGYPAPCYTPDGRL
- the pbx4 gene encoding pre-B-cell leukemia transcription factor 4 isoform X5; this translates as MDDQTRMLTGLTGLGGLQPGDVGDPDSVRKQQSLGQPQQDIGDILQQIMAITDESLDEAQARKHALNCHRMKPALFSVLCEIKEKTVLSIRGVQEEDPPDPQIMRLDNMLLAEGVSGPEKGGGSAAAAAAAAAAGGSPTDSSIEHSDYRAKLAQIRQIYHSELEKYEQACSEFTNHVMNLLREQSRTRPISPKEIERMVAIIHRKFSSIQMQLKQSTCEAVMILRSRFLDARRKRRNFNKQATEVLNEYFYSHLSNPYPSEEAKEELAKKCGITVSQVSNWFGNKRIRYKKNIGKFQEEANLYAVKTAVDAANVSAQASQANSPATPNSGGYPAPCYTPDGRL